From Nitrospinota bacterium:
CTAAATCAACACCCTGAGTAGATATTATTAATCCAGTGAATCTGGCGGAAACTATTATTTTTATGGGAAAAAGGGCATTTTGTCAAGCCAATTGTGGGTTTCCACAAAACTTAAGAAGACCGAATTTTTATGTCCTAAAGTTTTATATACCGTAATTTATGGAAACTAAATTCAAAACGATGAATCCGATGGTGACAGTCATCCTGCCGACTTATAACCGCGCTGGATTTTTAAAGGAATCGATCGAATCCGTTTTGTCCCAAACTTTTACCGATTTTGAGTTGATTGTGGTCGATGATGGCTCCACAGACCATACAAAAGAGGTGGTTCAGGAGTTCCCCGAGACTCGCTATATATTCTGCCCGGAAAACAAAGGGGTGTCGAAGGCCAGAAACCAGGGAATCGCGCTGGCCAGGGGCCGCTATATCTGCTTTCTTGATTCCGATGATTTGTGGGTGGAGAATAAACTGGAGACTCAGATTGCGTGGATGGAATCGCAAACGGACTGTCAAGTATGCTATACCGATGAAATCTGGATTCGCAAGGGAGTGCGGGTCAACCCCTTGAACAAGCATCGTAAAGTTACGGGGAATATTTTCTCCGATTGCCTGTCGCTTTGTATCATCAGCGCTTCATCTGTTCTGATGAGGGCTTCGCTTTTTTCAGAAGTGGGTCTGTTCGACGAGGCGTTGGCGGTTTGCGAGGATTATGACCTGTGGTTGCGGATTTCCCTGAGATACCCGGTTCATTTGATTGACCAGAAGTTAATCGTCAAGCGGGGAGGGCATGAGGATCAATTGTCCTTCAGATATTGGGGGATGGACCGGTTTCGGGTAGTTGCCCTTCTAAAGCTCCTTCGGGAACCGTTACTTGGGGAAGAACGGCGGACTCAGGTAATCGAGATGATGCAGACCAAATGCGGTATTCTGGTTCTGGGGTTTGCCAAGCGCGGAAAGGTCAAGGAAGTGGAATATTATCGGTCCCTGGTAAAACTATATTCCGGCGGAGAAAGTCTGGAAGGGATGCCGGAAACAGAGGAGTTGAATGCTCTGCAAATACCAGGGTTGGAATAAGAAATTTAAAAAGTTGGCTGAACCATGCAAAATTTAAAAAAATTAATCGGGACCGCATCCTTTTTATTGGTTTTGTTGGTGATTACGACCACCCCTGCGGCGGTAGAAAAACCTGAAGACGCGATCCAGAAGCTGAGGCAGCGCTGTTTCTCAATTCTTTATCATGCGATTAAGAGTGAGAACGCCTATGTCCGTGGAGCCGCGGCCAGAGCGGCGGGAGAATCTCAAGACCCGGCGCTCATTCCGTTACTGAAAAAAGCCGCAACCGATGCTTACCACACCACCCGGTTGTTTGCCTTGCAGGCGTTTAAGAATTTTTCTGAAGAGGAAGCGGCAGTCGTCGCCAAGAGTCTTGCAAACGATTCCAATGTCTGGGTAAAGAGTGCGGCTCTGGAAATGCTGGGGGATTTGGGCCGTCTGGAGGCCAGGGGGGACATTCGTCAGCACCTGAAATCGTCGGACCGCCCGGTGCGAATGGCCGCCGCCGCGTCTTTGTATAAGTTGGGGGAGAAGGAACACCTATCTATTTTGCTGGAGACGTTAAAAGATTCCAATTCCGTTTCAAGGTACCAGGCGATCGGTTATCTTGGAAAAATGCATGCGAAGGAAATGCTCCCTCATTTAATCGCCTTATTGGATGATGATGAGGACGAAGTTAAATTCTACAGTTTGAAAGCCATCGGTAAGTTGGCTGAGCCAGATATCTTCCCTCGCTTATCGGAATTGACATTGAGCGATAATCCTTCGGTACGTTATCAAGCGGCGCTGATCATGGGCTATTTACCCTCTGACGTTTCCGGGAGCCGCATCAAGGAACTGTGTGAAGACGAAGACCCGATGGTGCGAGTCTCCGCCGCGGTGTCGATGAATCGCATGGGCTCTGAAGCGTGCCGGGAGGTGTTTGCCGTAGAACTTAAACACTCGGATTACGGAGTTCGCAGTACCGTCGCCAGAATTCTTGTTGAAATTAACACGACAGATCGGGCGCAATTGTTGAGTCAGGCGCTCGAAGATGAAAACACGCGCGTTCGTACAGCAGGAGTGCGTGCGGTGGGCATGATGGGTGGATCTGAGGCGTTTCCGCTTTTGATTCGTATGCTTGAGGACCCTCAGGAAGCGGTTCGGTCTTACGCGGCGGGTAATTTGATTAAACTCATGCAATGAACGACCCCGCCGCAAGCGGGCTGGGTATCCAAAAAGGATTTTAATTTAAAAGCCGTGCAAGCTACGGAGAATTAAACCCACTGGTGGGATTAAAAAATAGGATGGTTGCTTGTGACAGTTTCTAATTTGGATATGAAAACATTTAAATGCTCTTAACCAATTTCATCAGGAAAGGAAAATAAAAATGAAAATATCTGGAAAGTTCAATTTCCCCTTCACAGCTCTTTTATTTCTGGTGGCGGCTGGAATGATTTCTGCAAACCCCCTTTCTGCCGAGGAAAGCGTCTACGAACCGTTGCCGGAAATGAAATATCCAGCGGACAATGCCTGGTCATCGGAAAAAGAAGAACTGGGGAAAATGCTCTATTTTGATCCCAGGTTGTCCGGCAGTAACTGGATCAGTTGCGCGACTTGTCACAATCCTGGTCTGGGCTGGAGCGATGGGCTTCCACGCGCTATTGGTCACGGGCAAAAGGAGCTGGGCCGCCATTCCCCAACAGTAATAAACAGCGGCTATTTCCCTTTACAAATGTGGGATGGCAGGAAAAAAAGTCTGGAGGACCAGGCCTTAGGCCCCATTGGCGCCGCCGGGGAGATGAATCAGGATTATGATGAGCTTGTCAATGAACTCAAGGCGATCCGCGGTTATGTCCATTTGTTTGACCGGGTCTTTGGCAAAAACTCAATCACCATGCAGAATGTGGGAAAAGCCATCGCCACGTTTGAACGCTCCGTCGTCTCAAATAATTCTGCCTACGATAGATATTGGCAGGGGGACAAAAAGGCTATGCCTGCGAGTGCGGTCAATGGCATGAATTTGTTTTTTGGAAAAGCCAAGTGTTCCATTTGTCACAATGGGCCTGCCTTCACAGACAGTAATTTTCATAACATCGGGGTCAAACAACACGGACCTTTGACGGTGGATTTGGGACGGTTCAATGAAAGCAAGGATGATTTTGACAAGGGTGCTTTCAAGACTCCCGGTTTGCGCCATATCACACGTTCAGCACCTTACATGCATGATGGCAGTGCGACAACGCTGGAACAAGTGGTCGCTTTTTATAACCGTGGAGGGGATGTGGATCAGAACAAAAGTCCCTTCATCACCCCTCTGGGATTGACCCCTCAGGAGGAAAAAGACCTTGTTGAATTTATGAAAGCGTTGGAAGGGGAACCTATCCTGGTCTTGATTCCCCAGCTTCCTTGACGAATATCAAATCCTTCTCTTCCGGTTACAGGGAAGGGAAGGAGGTTTTTAGTTAACAGCGGTTATAGTCATCCTGGTAGCGAACGATGTCCTCTTCATCCACCCGCTCGCCCACTTGAATTTCGATGAGGCTCAAGTTTGATTCGTTGGGGTTCGCCAGCCGGTGTTTTGATTCCTTGGGGATGAACAGCGATTCGTTTTCCTTCAGGATGATTTGCTGGTCGTCAAGGTCCACCAGCGCGGCCCCCGAAACAACCGCCCAATGTTCGCTACGATGCGAGTGGGATTGCAGACTGAGCCGTTCGCCGCAGTTGACGTCGATACGTTTTACCAGGTAGTTGTCTTTTTTCTCTAGAACGGTATAGGAGCCCCAGGGTTTTTGCACAGTGGCGCCGATCTCAACTTCCGGGCGTTTTTCCTTTTTTAATAGTTCCACAAGCTTTTTTACCTCCTGAGCCTGGTTTTTATTGCATACCAGAAGTGCATCGCGAGTATCGACCACGATTAAATCCTTCAGCCCCACCGCGGCGATGATTCGTTCTTCGCCTTGAATGATAGAACCTGAACAATTGAGCTGAGTCACGTTTCCTGAGAGTACGTTGCCATTTGCGTCTTTTTCGCTCACTTCTTCGAGAGCGTTCCATGCCCCGACATCGCTCCAATTAATATCCGCAGGGATCAGAGCGGCATGCTTTGTTTTCTCCAAAATTCCATAATCGATGGAAATGGACGGCAGAGAATTGTATATTTTTTTCCCTTCTGCGCCGAGAAGGCGGTAGGGGTATTTTCGGGCATTATCAACCGTGTGCGAAACAATGGCGTCCAGCCGGTCATAAATTTCCGGCAGATGAGCTTTCATTTCCTCCAGGAGAGTTGAAACTTTCCAAAGAAACACGCCGCAATTCCAGAAGTATCCGCCAACATCGATATATTGTTGCGCAGTCTTGGCATCCGGTTTTTCGACGAATCCTTCAACTTGCCACGCATTGTTCACTGCATCCAAAGAGGGGCCTTTTTTGATATATCCGTAACCGGTCTCCGGGCGGTTGGGGGTGATTCCCAGAGTGACCAGGTGCCCCTGAGCGGCCACTTGTTCGCCCTGGCTCAAAACCTGGTGAAAGGCTTTCGGGTTCTCCACCACATGGTCGGCAGGAAAGACCGCCATGACGGCATCGGGGTTTTTTTTATGGAGAACCTTGGCTGCAAAGGCTATGGCCGCCGCCGTATTTTTTCCCACTGGCTCGGCCAAAAGATGCGAAGGGTCGAATCCATATTTTTCCACCTGGCGGCAGGTTTCAAACGCATGATCCGCGTGGGTGACCAGGAAAATATTTTGGATGGGTATCAACGGCAACAGCCTTTCAACCGTGTTCTGGATCATGGTTCCCGAACCTACGATTTTTAGAAGCTGTTTTGGGCTTTGTTCACGGCTTTTGGGCCAGAACCGGGTGCCGCTGCCGCCTGCTAGAATAACTCCGAACATGATGAGCCGATAACCTGTTGGATAGAAAGGAATCTTAAGGAGAAACTTGCGTATTAATGGATGATAGCTAAATGAATATGGTTATGATAATTTGACGCGTCCGCTGGGTTCCCCGATGCAATCTTAGGGGAATTGGAAATTGAATTGCAAAGGTTTATTTATGATATTCCTGCGAATAATTTGGAACCCATACTAGCGAAAAGTTCATCAAAGGACTACAAAAAAAACTCCTTAAATCATCTGAACCCTGTCTATTCTGCAAAGGATTTGTAATCCCGTTATGGAAAAAGAGATTTTTTACCCCTTTCTGGCATTTGTATTTTTGATCACCATGATGGGCGGTTGGCTTCCCACTTTCAAAAAGTGGTCAAAGTCCACATTCCGCATGATCATCAGTTTTTGTGCCGGGACATTGCTGGGAGCGGTTTTTTTTCATATTTTACCTGAGATCAGCCCGGTTTTAGGCGGAGAAGTGGGGTATGCCATCATGCTCGGCTTTCTGCTGATTTTCATTCTGGTAAAATTCATCATGGTGCATCCCTGTGAAGAAGGGGAATGTGATTTTCACAAAATTGGGTTGGCGGCCTATGTAGGCATCGGGTTTCACAGCATCCTTGATGGTATGGCGATCGGTGCCGGGAGTTTGTTGAACCTGAGCACGGTCATCATTCTAGCGGTCACCGTGCATAAATTTCCGGCTGCGCTGGCATTGAGCAGTCTGCTGGTGCGCGGCGGTGAGTATTCCAAGAAAAAAATTCTGCTCTCCATGTTTGTTTTCGCGCTGGCAACTCCTTTGGGCGCAGTGCTGACAATTTTATTGTTCCAGGGGGTGGATGCCTACCTGGTAGCCACGGCAATGGGAGTTTCCGCAGGGACGTTCCTGTTCATTTCCACCGCCGATCTTTTACCGGCTGTCGTCGAGGAGCATGAGGGAAAAGAGTATAAAAATCTAGTCAGTCTGTGTCTTGGAATTTTAGTCATGATTCTCTCCAAGGGGCTTGTGTGACAGGAAAATGATTCCGAAAAAGATCCAGCCCTTTCTACCGTTCATGGCAAAATACAGGCGTGAGATGGCCATCGGTATGACTGCTCTTCTGATGACGGATCTTGCGGGCCTTGTGATTCCCTGGCTGTTAAAAGAGTTTGTGGATCTCCTCCCCCAGGACCCCAGCCGATCCGTCCTTTTAAAATACGCCGGGCTCTTGTTTGCAACTTCCACCTTCCTTGCCGTTGGCCGCTACGGGTGGCGAAAGTATCTGTTCGGCCCCTCACGCAAGGCCGAGTTCGATATTTTGAACAAGCTGTTTGCTCATTTTCTAACTCTCGACAAATTCTACTTTCAGCGCCAAAAAATGGGCGACCTGATTTCTCGTGCGACCAACGACCTGCGGTCGGTCCGGGATTTTATTGGCTTGGGCCTTTTGGTTCTGGTAGACGCCACAGTGGTCATCATCGCCTGTGTTTCCTTGATGGTTTGGATCAACCCCGGCCTGACGATGGTGGTTCTGCTCCCGCTTCCCCTGGTTTCCGTTCTATTTTTTAAATTCATTAAAGAGATCAGCAAACGTCATCAGGCGGTGCAGGAGCATCTGGCAACCATGACCGCCCGCGTTCAAGAAAACCTGGCGGGAATCCGTGTACTGCATGCCTTTGCTCAGGAGGAGAACGAAAAAATAAAATTTGATGCATTGAACCGGGAATACATTCAGAAAAATCTTCAGATCACCAAATTGTTCGGCATCTTCACGCCTTCTCTGGTATTTACCCTGGGGGTGGCGTCGATGATCTCTCTTTGGTTGGGCGCAAAAGCGGTCATCGGCGAGGAAATGAGCCTGGGTTCGTTTGTCGCTTTCAACGGTTACCTGATGATGTTGTCGTGGCCGATGATGGGGATTGGTTATATGATCAATTTAACGCAAAAAGGCCAGTCCGCCATGGGGCGTATCCAGGAGATATTTGCATCCCAACCGGCCATCACAGAGGGGACGGAGGATTTTTTTCAAATGTCGGGGGAGATTGAATTTAAAAATTTCGGCTTCAGTTATCCGGGAAGCGCCTCGGCGGCATTGACAGGAATCGACTTGACGATACCAAAAGGACAGACCCTGGTCATTGTGGGAAAGATCGGCTCGGGAAAAAGCACGCTCGCACAAATGCTGCCGCGTATTTTGGAAGGCAATGTTGGAAGTCTTTGTATTGATGGCCAACCGATCCAGAAAATTTCTCTGTCACATCTTCGTAAAAACATCGGCTATGTGGATCAGCAGCCGTTTTTATTTTCCCTGTCGATACGCGACAACATTCTTCTTGGAAATGAGGAGGCCACTCAGGAGGAAATTGACGAGGCTGTTAGAAACGCTGGATTGGAAGCGGACTTTGATCGGTTTCCCGAGGGGCTGGAAACCATTGTCGGAGAGCGGGGCGTGTCTTTATCAGGCGGGCAAAAACAGCGGATCGCCCTGGCGAGGGCTTTATTGAAACATCCAAAATTGTTGGTTCTCGACGATGCGTTCTCCAGCCTCGATGCAGAAACCGAAGCGTTTATTCTTAAACAAATCAAGCAAACGATCCGCGAGGTCACGACTGTGATCATCACCCATCGTTTATCTATCGCCCGTCAGGCAGACCAGATCATTCTCATGGATGACGGTAAAATTGTGGAACGCGGGACGCATTCCGAGCTATTGGCCAAGCGGGGAATTTATTCGACAATGTTCACGAATCAGGCGCTGGCCCAGCAAATGGAAATCACCCTGCAATGAGCGCAACGTTTTCCGAAAACCTGGAGGACCGTTATCAGGACAAGGCGTTATTTAAGAGGATCGTTTTTTATCTCAGGCCCTACCGCATTCTAGTTGCCGTTGCCATCTTCTTTTTATTTTCGGTTTCCGTGCTGAATCTGGCCGGGCCTTACTTCACCAAGATTGTTATTGACGACTATATCAAGGTGTCCCGGGTGCAAGGTCTGGATGCCATTGCGCTCATGTACCTGGGTATCATGGTAACGGCCTTTGTGTGCCAGTTTTTTCAGACTTATCTGATGCAGTTCATCGGGCAGAAGGTGATGTACGACATGCGGACCCAGGTTTTTGCTCACCTGCACAAAATGTCCTTCAGTTTTTTCGACAAGAATCCCATCGGCAAAATGGTCACCCGGGTTGTCAATGACGTGGAAGTGCTCAATGAAATGCTTACCTCCGGGCTCATCCTGATTTTCAACGACCTGTTCACGCTGGTGGGAATCTTTTGTGTCATGTTTTATCTGGA
This genomic window contains:
- a CDS encoding glycosyltransferase, producing the protein METKFKTMNPMVTVILPTYNRAGFLKESIESVLSQTFTDFELIVVDDGSTDHTKEVVQEFPETRYIFCPENKGVSKARNQGIALARGRYICFLDSDDLWVENKLETQIAWMESQTDCQVCYTDEIWIRKGVRVNPLNKHRKVTGNIFSDCLSLCIISASSVLMRASLFSEVGLFDEALAVCEDYDLWLRISLRYPVHLIDQKLIVKRGGHEDQLSFRYWGMDRFRVVALLKLLREPLLGEERRTQVIEMMQTKCGILVLGFAKRGKVKEVEYYRSLVKLYSGGESLEGMPETEELNALQIPGLE
- a CDS encoding HEAT repeat domain-containing protein, producing MQNLKKLIGTASFLLVLLVITTTPAAVEKPEDAIQKLRQRCFSILYHAIKSENAYVRGAAARAAGESQDPALIPLLKKAATDAYHTTRLFALQAFKNFSEEEAAVVAKSLANDSNVWVKSAALEMLGDLGRLEARGDIRQHLKSSDRPVRMAAAASLYKLGEKEHLSILLETLKDSNSVSRYQAIGYLGKMHAKEMLPHLIALLDDDEDEVKFYSLKAIGKLAEPDIFPRLSELTLSDNPSVRYQAALIMGYLPSDVSGSRIKELCEDEDPMVRVSAAVSMNRMGSEACREVFAVELKHSDYGVRSTVARILVEINTTDRAQLLSQALEDENTRVRTAGVRAVGMMGGSEAFPLLIRMLEDPQEAVRSYAAGNLIKLMQ
- a CDS encoding cytochrome-c peroxidase — translated: MKISGKFNFPFTALLFLVAAGMISANPLSAEESVYEPLPEMKYPADNAWSSEKEELGKMLYFDPRLSGSNWISCATCHNPGLGWSDGLPRAIGHGQKELGRHSPTVINSGYFPLQMWDGRKKSLEDQALGPIGAAGEMNQDYDELVNELKAIRGYVHLFDRVFGKNSITMQNVGKAIATFERSVVSNNSAYDRYWQGDKKAMPASAVNGMNLFFGKAKCSICHNGPAFTDSNFHNIGVKQHGPLTVDLGRFNESKDDFDKGAFKTPGLRHITRSAPYMHDGSATTLEQVVAFYNRGGDVDQNKSPFITPLGLTPQEEKDLVEFMKALEGEPILVLIPQLP
- a CDS encoding mannose-1-phosphate guanylyltransferase/mannose-6-phosphate isomerase, which produces MFGVILAGGSGTRFWPKSREQSPKQLLKIVGSGTMIQNTVERLLPLIPIQNIFLVTHADHAFETCRQVEKYGFDPSHLLAEPVGKNTAAAIAFAAKVLHKKNPDAVMAVFPADHVVENPKAFHQVLSQGEQVAAQGHLVTLGITPNRPETGYGYIKKGPSLDAVNNAWQVEGFVEKPDAKTAQQYIDVGGYFWNCGVFLWKVSTLLEEMKAHLPEIYDRLDAIVSHTVDNARKYPYRLLGAEGKKIYNSLPSISIDYGILEKTKHAALIPADINWSDVGAWNALEEVSEKDANGNVLSGNVTQLNCSGSIIQGEERIIAAVGLKDLIVVDTRDALLVCNKNQAQEVKKLVELLKKEKRPEVEIGATVQKPWGSYTVLEKKDNYLVKRIDVNCGERLSLQSHSHRSEHWAVVSGAALVDLDDQQIILKENESLFIPKESKHRLANPNESNLSLIEIQVGERVDEEDIVRYQDDYNRC
- a CDS encoding ZIP family metal transporter — translated: MEKEIFYPFLAFVFLITMMGGWLPTFKKWSKSTFRMIISFCAGTLLGAVFFHILPEISPVLGGEVGYAIMLGFLLIFILVKFIMVHPCEEGECDFHKIGLAAYVGIGFHSILDGMAIGAGSLLNLSTVIILAVTVHKFPAALALSSLLVRGGEYSKKKILLSMFVFALATPLGAVLTILLFQGVDAYLVATAMGVSAGTFLFISTADLLPAVVEEHEGKEYKNLVSLCLGILVMILSKGLV
- a CDS encoding ABC transporter ATP-binding protein, which translates into the protein MIPKKIQPFLPFMAKYRREMAIGMTALLMTDLAGLVIPWLLKEFVDLLPQDPSRSVLLKYAGLLFATSTFLAVGRYGWRKYLFGPSRKAEFDILNKLFAHFLTLDKFYFQRQKMGDLISRATNDLRSVRDFIGLGLLVLVDATVVIIACVSLMVWINPGLTMVVLLPLPLVSVLFFKFIKEISKRHQAVQEHLATMTARVQENLAGIRVLHAFAQEENEKIKFDALNREYIQKNLQITKLFGIFTPSLVFTLGVASMISLWLGAKAVIGEEMSLGSFVAFNGYLMMLSWPMMGIGYMINLTQKGQSAMGRIQEIFASQPAITEGTEDFFQMSGEIEFKNFGFSYPGSASAALTGIDLTIPKGQTLVIVGKIGSGKSTLAQMLPRILEGNVGSLCIDGQPIQKISLSHLRKNIGYVDQQPFLFSLSIRDNILLGNEEATQEEIDEAVRNAGLEADFDRFPEGLETIVGERGVSLSGGQKQRIALARALLKHPKLLVLDDAFSSLDAETEAFILKQIKQTIREVTTVIITHRLSIARQADQIILMDDGKIVERGTHSELLAKRGIYSTMFTNQALAQQMEITLQ